A segment of the Myxococcus guangdongensis genome:
TGGTGGTGGAGCCGCCCTCGGTGACGCGGGTGGTGCCGCCCTCGGGCGGCTATTCGGCCGCGGACTCCAACCCCATCGTCGTCGAGGGCCAGGGCTTCCAGCCGGGCACCAACCCGCTGCTCTCCCTGCGCCGCGAGGGCGTGGAGGACCAGCCGCTCTTCTTCGTCACCGTCGTCTCGCCCACGCGCGTGGAGTCCGAGCTGCCGCCGGGCACGCCCGAGGGTGTCTACAGCCTGGTCCTCGCGCATGGAGACGGGTGCGAGGCCGTCGCGACGGGCGCCCTCGACGTGCGCTACCCGCGCCTGGGCACCCTCACCGTGTCACCTCGCTCCGGCGCCGAGCGCGGCGACACCACCGTCCTCATCCGCAACACGCCCACCGGCGCCCAGCGCGCGTTCAGCGCCGTGCCCGAGGTCTTCATCGTGGCCCCCGTGAAGTCGGCGCCATCCCAGACGCAGCGAATCCCCCTGCGCTCGGTGGAGCTGGTGTCGCCCCAGGAGCTGCGCGCGGTGGTGCCCACGTGCTCGGGGTTCGAGGAGCCTGGAGGCGACCCCACCTGCCCTCACGGAATCATCGTGGGCGGCCCTTATGCGCTGGAGGTCCTGGACCCCGCCGGCGCGCTGGGCGCGGTGCCCGCGGCGGAGGGCTTCACGGTGGTGGCCGCGCCTGGATTCACCTTGGAAGAGGCCGCGCCCCTCGACGTCCCTGGAGCCGTGCAGCCATGAATGCCCTCGTGCTCGTCGCGCTCGCGGCGCTCACCTCCGGCGCGAAGCCCGCCCCCTCGGAGGGAGGCAACGTGCTGCTCGCGCCCAAGGTGGGCTTCTTCAAGTCCACCACGTCACTGGGCGGAGACCTCTACCTGGGGCTGGAGCTGGGCTACGTCACGCCCTTCCTCGAGCGGCGGTTGGCCGTGACGCTGGAGGTGAGCTACCACCGCCCGCAGACGTCCGGCGTGCTCACGGACCCGCAGCTGGGAGGCTTCGGCGCGCCGCCACCGGATGGCCGCTACACGCTCGCGGTGCGCGAGGTGGCCTTCCTGCTGTCGGCCGTCTATCGCTTCGAGCGGGCCTTCGGCTCGCTGACGCCGTACGTGGGCGGAGGCCCTGGTTTGTACCTGCACCGCGCCACGTCCGACCTCTTCGGCGCCACGGCGTCGGAGAGCGGCGGCGGACTGGGGCTGCAGGCCCTGCTCGGCGTGGAGCTGCCGCTGGGCCCCGGGGGGCTCTTCCTGGAGGCGCACTACCACCTGGCGCCGCTCGACTTCGTCACCACGGGCGACGTGAACATCGGCGGGCTCCTCGCGGGCGGACTGGGCTACCGGCTGCGCCTGTGATGGGCGCTCAGGCCCGCCCCACCGGCGTGCGCAGGACGCGCAGCAAATCCTGGGCGACCAGCTCGCGCACCGCCGTGCGCAGCGACTCCAGGAGCTGATGGAGGGACTCGGCGGACTCACCGGGCGCGTCCACGACGCGCTCGCGGGTGCCATCGAGGATGCGCATCCGACCGGGAACCAGGGCGATGACGGGCAGCGTGGGGTAGCGCTTGCGCAGAAGCCCCAGGAAGAGCGGGTGGTCCTCGTCCTGTCGGCGCAGGTCCACCACCACGAGCGCGGGCGGCGAGGACGCGATGGCGGCGAGCGCGTCGTCGGTGTCGCCCGTGGCGGAGATGGAGAGGCTCTCGTCGCCGACGGCGAGCACGCGGCGGAGCAGCTCCCGCGAGGCGGCATGGGGACTGGCGATGAGGACGCGACGCATCTGAATGGAAAGCTAACCCTTCCAGACCGCGATGGCCGCACCCGCGAAGGCGACCGCCGAGCCCAACACCCGGGCAGTCGTCGCCGGGCGACCTTCCACCATGGCATCCCAGATGAGGCTGGTGACGAGCTGGGCGGCCATGAGCAGCAGCACGGACTGCACCGCGCCCAGACGACCGATGGCCCACGGCATGCCCACGACGATGACCACGCCGCACAGGCCGGGCAGCAGGTGCCAGGGGGTGAAGCCGGAGAAGCGCCCCTCGGCGGCGCCGGCCTCGGGCCAGAGGCCGGGCACGGTGCGCGCCACCGCGTACACG
Coding sequences within it:
- a CDS encoding DNA-binding transcriptional response regulator; its protein translation is MRRVLIASPHAASRELLRRVLAVGDESLSISATGDTDDALAAIASSPPALVVVDLRRQDEDHPLFLGLLRKRYPTLPVIALVPGRMRILDGTRERVVDAPGESAESLHQLLESLRTAVRELVAQDLLRVLRTPVGRA
- a CDS encoding outer membrane beta-barrel protein, whose amino-acid sequence is MNALVLVALAALTSGAKPAPSEGGNVLLAPKVGFFKSTTSLGGDLYLGLELGYVTPFLERRLAVTLEVSYHRPQTSGVLTDPQLGGFGAPPPDGRYTLAVREVAFLLSAVYRFERAFGSLTPYVGGGPGLYLHRATSDLFGATASESGGGLGLQALLGVELPLGPGGLFLEAHYHLAPLDFVTTGDVNIGGLLAGGLGYRLRL
- a CDS encoding DMT family transporter, encoding MRFVSLVPLLCGLAVVAQGGLNKRFAGQWGLLSAVLMNMVVATVATFAVYAVARTVPGLWPEAGAAEGRFSGFTPWHLLPGLCGVVIVVGMPWAIGRLGAVQSVLLLMAAQLVTSLIWDAMVEGRPATTARVLGSAVAFAGAAIAVWKG